From the Hevea brasiliensis isolate MT/VB/25A 57/8 chromosome 15, ASM3005281v1, whole genome shotgun sequence genome, one window contains:
- the LOC131174074 gene encoding uncharacterized protein LOC131174074, whose product MCVLDFGGQWDDQLPLVEFAYNNSYHSSIRKARCEELYGRKSFSRQKSYADPRWKDVEFVVDDYVFLKVSPIKGVMRFGKKGKLASRYIRPFEITDRMRAVAYRLELLPNFSHVHLVFHISILRKYVPNPSHVLQPDTVELNENLTFKEQLATVVDYQM is encoded by the exons AtgtgtgtcttggattttggaggacaATGGGATGATCAACTACCCTTGGTAGAATTtgcctataataatagctatcattcTAGTATTAGGAAGGCACGTTGTGAGGAactatatggcaggaagt CTTTCAGCAGGCAGAAGAGCTATGCTGATCCAAGGTGGAAAGATGTAGAATTTGTAGTGGATGACTATGTGTTTTTGAAAGTTTCTCCTATAAAAGGAGTTATGAGATTTGGGAAGAAAGGTAAGTTGGCATCCCGTTACATAAGACCTTTTGAGATTACAGATAGAATGAGAGCAGTAGCCTATCGATTGGAGTTACTACCAAACTTTTCTCATGTCCACctagtgtttcacatctccatactTAGGAAGTATGTTCCCAACCCTTCTCATGTGCTGCAACCAGAtacagtggagttaaatgagaacTTAACATTTAAGGAGCAGCTTGCAACCGTAGTGGACTATCAGATGTAA